A section of the Chiloscyllium plagiosum isolate BGI_BamShark_2017 chromosome 4, ASM401019v2, whole genome shotgun sequence genome encodes:
- the pdp1 gene encoding pyruvate dehydrogenase phosphatase catalytic subunit 1 has product MLVPVHLLFPALRNGEMSKVYVTACRYHIFQNYLSTQINWQAAVRSLRKTFLRPFFKWSKAEDLFGHFCSRNYRTTIVQFYNLTPPQVNSILKANEYSFKVPEFDGKNVSSILGFDSNQLPSNSPVEDRRCAATCLQTRGMLLSVIDGHAGCACAQAVSERLFYYIAVALLNQETLLEIENAVENGRVVLPLLQWHKHPIDYFSKEASKMYFDSLRTYWQELIDLHTEETPDVMEALTNSFKRLDNDISLEAQVGNNNSFLNYWQLRVAFSGATACVAHIDGLDLHIANAGDSRAVLGVQEEDGTWSALTLSNDHNAQNEKEVERVKSEHPKSEVKSIIKQDRLLSLLMPFRAFGDVKFKWSIDLQKRVLESGPELLNENECTKFFPPNYHTPPYLTAQPEVTYHKLRPQDKFLVLATDGLWEILHREDVVRIIGEHLTGVHLQQPISVGGYKVTLGQMHGILMERRDRISSAFEDQNSATHLIRHAVGQNEFGAIDHECLSKMLSLPEELARMYRDDITVTIVQFNSHVISTHYKHNAEN; this is encoded by the coding sequence ATGTTGGTGCCAGTACACCTTTTGTTTCCAGCACTTCGAAATGGAGAGATGAGCAAAGTATATGTCACAGCCTGTCGCTATCATATCTTCCAGAATTATCTATCAACACAAATCAATTGGCAAGCAGCAGTTAGATCCCTGCGAAAGACGTTTCTAAGACCTTTCTTCAAATGGAGCAAGGCTGAAGATTTATTTGGTCATTTTTGTTCAAGGAACTACAGGACTACAATTGTACAGTTTTATAACCTTACTCCTCCTCAAGTTAACAGCATCCTGAAAGCAAATGAGTATAGTTTTAAAGTACCTGAATTTGATGGGAAGAATGTTAGTTCTATTTTGGGTTTTGACTCCAATCAGTTGCCATCCAATTCTCCAGTTGAAGATCGAAGGTGTGCAGCTACCTGTCTTCAAACCAGAGGTATGCTGCTGAGTGTTATAGATGGGCATGCAGGATGTGCCTGTGCACAAGCCGTCAGTGAAAGACTGTTTTACTATATTGCTGTTGCTTTGCTAAACCAGGAAACCTTACTGGAAATAGAGAATGCAGTGGAAAATGGTCGTGTTGTATTGCCACTTTTACAGTGGCATAAACATCCTATTGACTACTTCAGTAAGGAGGCTTCAAAAATGTACTTTGATAGCTTAAGAACCTACTGGCAAGAACTGATTGATCTCCACACTGAAGAAACACCAGATGTAATGGAAGCTTTGACCAATTCATTCAAAAGACTTGACAATGATATTTCATTAGAGGCTCAAGTGGGTAACAACAATTCCTTTCTCAATTATTGGCAGTTGCGTGTGGCCTTTTCTGGTGCAACTGCCTGTGTTGCACACATAGATGGTTTAGATTTGcacattgcaaatgctggagacagCAGAGCTGTGCTTGGAGTTCAGGAGGAAGATGGAACGTGGTCTGCACTCACACTGTCTAACGACCATAATGCACAGAATGAGAAGGAAGTGGAAAGAGTCAAGTCTGAACATCCAAAATCAGAGGTCAAAAGTATTATTAAACAAGACCGTCTGCTTTCCTTGTTAATGCCGTTTAGAGCTTTTGGAGATGTTAAGTTCAAGTGGAGCATAGATTTGCAGAAACGGGTGCTGGAGTCTGGTCCAGAGCTGTTAAATGAGAATGAATGTACAAAATTCTTTCCACCTAATTATCACACTCCCCCATACCTAACAGCTCAACCTGAAGTCACTTACCATAAACTAAGGCCCCAGGACAAATTTCTTGTATTAGCCACAGATGGTCTCTGGGAAATATTGCATAGGGAGGATGTTGTAAGAATTATTGGGGAGCATCTAACTGGTGTCCACCTTCAGCAGCCTATTTCTGTTGGGGGTTATAAAGTGACTCTTGGTCAGATGCATGGTATATTAATGGAAAGAAGAGATCGTATTTCATCTGCATTTGAAGATCAAAATTCTGCAACTCATCTTATAAGGCATGCTGTTGGTCAAAATGAGTTTGGAGCTATTGATCATGAGTGTTTGTCCAAGATGCTAAGTCTTCCTGAAGAGCTAGCAAGAATGTATAGGGATGATATAACCGTTACAATAGTGCAGTTTAATTCACATGTTATAAGTACACATTATAAGCATAATGCAGAAAACTGA